A single Ptiloglossa arizonensis isolate GNS036 chromosome 2, iyPtiAriz1_principal, whole genome shotgun sequence DNA region contains:
- the LOC143143114 gene encoding zinc finger CCHC domain-containing protein 8-like isoform X1 encodes MNSTITIGDTDEEVIDLESSQDTTNDANNGQSECSTEKNKLSNTANWTDAISENVKYKTPASTPQTCDNTIYTSKPFFKVMFRDKSISRQYSKQIKEFLEELIPSTVSSQESNDSLTLEIWDNETTTEIDDSQDIICDTMFIIDTQPKLKDDLDVPTYEKKYENVLENNEPEQNLEQAMDYSSKIKCFNCLENHSLRDCPQPHIQVTINKNKENFKVKGNWKTVRYYLEDDTKFDHIIPGQLSKTLREALDLTDYELPRHIYSMRMLGYPRGWLEEARV; translated from the exons ATGAATTCAACTATCACTATCGGAGACACCGACGAAGAGGTGATTGATTTGGAATCGAGCCAAGATACAACCAACGATGCTAACAATGGTCAAAGTGAATGTTCTACTGAAAAAAACAAATTATCGAACACTGCGAACTGGACGGATGCTATTAGTGAAAATGTGAAGTATAAGACACCTGCGTCTACACCGCAAACTTGTGACAATACGATATACACTTCAAAACCATTTTTTAAGGTTATGTTTCGGGACAAAAGTATTTCACG GCAATATAGTaaacaaataaaagaatttctagaaGAATTAATACCTTCCACAGTTAGTAGTCAAGAAAGTAATGACAGTTTAACGTTAGAAATTTGGGACAATGAAACTACAACAGAAATTGATGATAGTCAAGATATAATATGTGATACAATGTTCATAATAGATACCCAACCAAAACTTAAAGATGATCTTGATGTTCCAACATAtgaaaaa aaatatgAAAATGTATTGGAAAATAATGAGCCTGAACAAAACCTGGAGCAAGCAATGGATTATTCATCAAAAATAAAGTGTTTTaattgtttggaaaatcatAGTTTACGAGACTGTCCACAACCACACATTCAAGTtactattaataaaaataaagaaaatttcaaagtcaAAGGAAATTGGAAAACTGTAAGATATTATTTAGAGGATGATACAAAATTTGACCATATAATTCCTGGTCAATTAAGTAAGACTTTGCGTGAAGCATTAGATCTCACAGATTACGAATTACCTAGACATATATACag caTGAGAATGCTTGGCTACCCTCGAGGCTGGTTGGAGGAAGCACGTGTATGA
- the LOC143143108 gene encoding zinc finger CCHC domain-containing protein 8 homolog isoform X1, which yields MNSTITIGDTDEEVIDLESSQDTTSDANNGQSECSTEKNKLSNTANWTDAISENVEYKTPASTSQTCDNTIYTSKPLFKVMFRDKSISRQYSKQIKEFLEELIPSTVSSQESNDSLTLEIWDNETTTEIDDSQDIICDTMFIIDTQPKLKDDLDVPTYGKKYENVFENNEPEQNLEQAMDYSLKIKCFNCLENHSLRDCPQPHNQATIKKNKKNFKVKGNWKTVRYHLDDEKKFDHIIPGQLSNSLREALGLRDHELPRHIYRMRVLGYPPGWLEEACLQHSGLMLFNSDGVAEDDPNEEPGAIFEDGDRDQYDMTKIHDFPGFNVPPPLGTHCEYEQWVSQMENAYNKQTMLLLLKKKKAYDGYKRKKLKMTNTGLKDSLAPESIAMEIEDVEESIVECVPINGLFVPPLPRESIKKPPEPPLPAVQPASEDSDYHSQELQFSESPLSKMLQDNSTSPSSRTNSPSLFDLENMKKRLLVELQESSSHSNSNVAKNNSSTSKSDMPPPSNEVTPESNRTRRSTLNTSCGSIKSVDLGTPVLQSASPYSKLPSHEKFSKDICDVINYENLPDSMGRYEQITGVLQRVRNTLAQLRQE from the exons ATGAATTCAACTATCACTATCGGAGACACCGACGAAGAGGTGATTGATTTGGAATCGAGCCAAGATACAACCAGCGATGCTAACAATGGTCAAAGTGAATGTTCTACTGAAAAAAACAAATTATCGAACACTGCGAACTGGACGGATGCTATTAGTGAAAATGTGGAGTATAAGACACCTGCGTCTACATCGCAAACTTGTGACAATACGATATACACTTCAAAACCACTTTTTAAGGTTATGTTTCGGGACAAAAGTATTTCACG GCAATATAGTaaacaaataaaagaatttctagaaGAATTAATACCTTCCACAGTTAGTAGTCAAGAAAGTAATGACAGTTTAACGTTAGAAATTTGGGACAATGAAACTACAACAGAAATTGATGATAGTCAAGATATAATATGTGATACAATGTTCATAATAGATACCCAACCAAAACTTAAAGATGATCTTGATGTTCCAACATATggaaaa aaatatgaaaatgtatttgaaaataatgagCCTGAACAAAACCTAGAGCAAGCAATGGattattcattaaaaataaagtgttttaattgtttggaaaatcatAGTTTACGAGACTGTCCACAACCACACAATCAAGctactattaaaaaaaataaaaaaaatttcaaagtcaAAGGAAATTGGAAAACTGTAAGATATCATTTAGACGATGAGAAAAAATTTGACCATATAATTCCTGGTCAATTAAGTAATAGTTTACGTGAAGCATTAGGTCTCAGAGATCACGAATTACCTAGACATATATACag aaTGAGAGTACTTGGCTACCCTCCAGGCTGGTTGGAGGAAGCATGTTTACAACATTCTGGTTTGATGTTATTCAATTCTGATGGTGTCGCAGAAGATGATCCTAATGAAGAACCAGGAGCAATTTTTGAAGATGGTGATAGAGACCAGTATGACATGACAAAAATACATGATTTTCCTGGTTTTAATGTACCACCTCCACTTGGTACACATTGT GAATATGAACAATGGGTATCACAGATGGAGAATGCTTATAACAAACAAAcaatgttgttgttgttgaaaaagaaaaaagcataTGAtggatataaaagaaaaaagctcAAAATGACTAATACTGGACTGAAAGATAGTCTAGCACCAGAATCTATTGCAATGGAAATTGAAGATGTGGAAG AAAGTATAGTAGAATGTGTACCTATTAATGGACTTTTTGTACCACCATTGCCTCGAGAATCCATTAAAAAGCCACCAGAACCACCGCTACCCGCAGTACAACCAGCATCCGAAGATTCAGATTATCATTCACAAGAATTACAATTTTCTGAATCACCG TTATCTAAAATGTTACAGGATAACAGTACATCACCATCTTCTCGAACAAATTCACCATCATTATTTGACTTAGAAAACATGAAAAAGCGATTACTCGTAGAACTTCAAGAATCAAGTTCACACTCGAATTCTAATGTTGCAAAAAATAACTCGTCAACGTCAAAGTCGGATATGCCACCGCCTAGTAATGAAGTGACACCAGAATCAAACCGAACCCGCCGAAGTACCTTGAATACAAGTTGCGGAAGTATAAAATCAGTTGATCTTGGTACACCTGTTTTACAAAGTGCATCTCCATATAGCAAATTACCATCAcatgaaaaattttcgaaagatattTGCGATGTAATCAACTATGAGAACTTGCCAGATTCAATGGGTAGGTATGAACAAATAACTGGGGTTTTACAAAGAGTAAGAAACACATTAGCACAACTTCGGCAAGAATGA
- the LOC143143113 gene encoding LOW QUALITY PROTEIN: uncharacterized protein LOC143143113 (The sequence of the model RefSeq protein was modified relative to this genomic sequence to represent the inferred CDS: inserted 2 bases in 1 codon; deleted 1 base in 1 codon), with product MSISKSIRESYTKCKIENPKRNGWRHAIFSPQTKQLTKGYYKGEWKNDKKEGKGNELDRNGWMYEGDWLDGKRHGFGVLSKISENGSLRQRYTGDWVAGKKNGFGRSWYEDGSYYEGDFCQNKRQCYGRIWYCNGDYYEGTWFNNLYDGMGMFVKANGNRYEGQFVKGKKEGRGTFYHIITGQEXNDTCTSGTISDLYWRQSAPRPTPYPIPRVHATMIITIISKILMTVRLLTVHIFACSVGRMNWQRMTMKPKLRTKPTMITKRQILCITSTLARSHRSV from the exons ATGTCTATTTCAAAGTCTATTCGAGAGTCGTATACCAAATGTAAAATAGAGAATCCTAAAAGGAATGGTTGGCGGCACGCGATTTTTAGTCCTCAGACTAAACAACTTACCAAAGGTTATTACAAAGGAGaatggaaaaatgataaaaaagagGGCAAGGGTAATGAGTTAGATAg AAACGGATGGATGTACGAAGGCGATTGGCTTGATGGTAAAAGACACGGT TTTGGAGTTTTAAGCAAAATTTCAGAAAATGGAAGTCTTCGTCAACGTTATACCGGTGACTGGGTGGCTGGGAAGAAGAACGGATTTGGACGCAGTTGGTACGAAGATGGCAGTTATTACGAAGGTGATTTTTGTCAAAACAAACGGCAATGTTATGGTCGTATTTGGTATTGCAACGGCGACTACTATGAGGGCACTTGGTTTAACAATCTCTACGATGGCATGGGAATGTTCGTTAAAG cTAACGGGAATAGATACGAGGGTCAATTTGTCAAGGGCAAGAAAGAAGGTCGCGGCACGTTTTATCATATAATCACCGGCCAGGA CAACGACACATGCACAAGCGGGACAATATCAGATTTATATTGGCGTCAGTCTGCTCCACGTCCGACGCCATATCCTATTCCACGGGTACACGCGACgatgataataacaataataagtaAAATCCTCATGACTGTTCGTTTGCTTACTGTACATATTTTTGCATGTTCGGTTGGTAGAATGAACTGGCAAAGGATGACGATGAAACCGAAATTACGTACAAAACCAACGATGATAACAAAGAGACAGATCCTGTGTATCACGAGCACACTTGCAAGAAGCCACCGAAGTGTATAA
- the LOC143143108 gene encoding zinc finger CCHC domain-containing protein 8 homolog isoform X2, whose product MNSTITIGDTDEEVIDLESSQDTTSDANNGQSECSTEKNKLSNTANWTDAISENVEYKTPASTSQTCDNTIYTSKPLFKVMFRDKSISRQYSKQIKEFLEELIPSTVSSQESNDSLTLEIWDNETTTEIDDSQDIICDTMFIIDTQPKLKDDLDVPTYGKKYENVFENNEPEQNLEQAMDYSLKIKCFNCLENHSLRDCPQPHNQATIKKNKKNFKVKGNWKTVRYHLDDEKKFDHIIPGQLSNSLREALGLRDHELPRHIYRMRVLGYPPGWLEEACLQHSGLMLFNSDGVAEDDPNEEPGAIFEDGDRDQYDMTKIHDFPGFNVPPPLGTHCEYEQWVSQMENAYNKQTMLLLLKKKKAYDGYKRKKLKMTNTGLKDSLAPESIAMEIEDVEESIVECVPINGLFVPPLPRESIKKPPEPPLPAVQPASEDSDYHSQELQFSESPDNSTSPSSRTNSPSLFDLENMKKRLLVELQESSSHSNSNVAKNNSSTSKSDMPPPSNEVTPESNRTRRSTLNTSCGSIKSVDLGTPVLQSASPYSKLPSHEKFSKDICDVINYENLPDSMGRYEQITGVLQRVRNTLAQLRQE is encoded by the exons ATGAATTCAACTATCACTATCGGAGACACCGACGAAGAGGTGATTGATTTGGAATCGAGCCAAGATACAACCAGCGATGCTAACAATGGTCAAAGTGAATGTTCTACTGAAAAAAACAAATTATCGAACACTGCGAACTGGACGGATGCTATTAGTGAAAATGTGGAGTATAAGACACCTGCGTCTACATCGCAAACTTGTGACAATACGATATACACTTCAAAACCACTTTTTAAGGTTATGTTTCGGGACAAAAGTATTTCACG GCAATATAGTaaacaaataaaagaatttctagaaGAATTAATACCTTCCACAGTTAGTAGTCAAGAAAGTAATGACAGTTTAACGTTAGAAATTTGGGACAATGAAACTACAACAGAAATTGATGATAGTCAAGATATAATATGTGATACAATGTTCATAATAGATACCCAACCAAAACTTAAAGATGATCTTGATGTTCCAACATATggaaaa aaatatgaaaatgtatttgaaaataatgagCCTGAACAAAACCTAGAGCAAGCAATGGattattcattaaaaataaagtgttttaattgtttggaaaatcatAGTTTACGAGACTGTCCACAACCACACAATCAAGctactattaaaaaaaataaaaaaaatttcaaagtcaAAGGAAATTGGAAAACTGTAAGATATCATTTAGACGATGAGAAAAAATTTGACCATATAATTCCTGGTCAATTAAGTAATAGTTTACGTGAAGCATTAGGTCTCAGAGATCACGAATTACCTAGACATATATACag aaTGAGAGTACTTGGCTACCCTCCAGGCTGGTTGGAGGAAGCATGTTTACAACATTCTGGTTTGATGTTATTCAATTCTGATGGTGTCGCAGAAGATGATCCTAATGAAGAACCAGGAGCAATTTTTGAAGATGGTGATAGAGACCAGTATGACATGACAAAAATACATGATTTTCCTGGTTTTAATGTACCACCTCCACTTGGTACACATTGT GAATATGAACAATGGGTATCACAGATGGAGAATGCTTATAACAAACAAAcaatgttgttgttgttgaaaaagaaaaaagcataTGAtggatataaaagaaaaaagctcAAAATGACTAATACTGGACTGAAAGATAGTCTAGCACCAGAATCTATTGCAATGGAAATTGAAGATGTGGAAG AAAGTATAGTAGAATGTGTACCTATTAATGGACTTTTTGTACCACCATTGCCTCGAGAATCCATTAAAAAGCCACCAGAACCACCGCTACCCGCAGTACAACCAGCATCCGAAGATTCAGATTATCATTCACAAGAATTACAATTTTCTGAATCACCG GATAACAGTACATCACCATCTTCTCGAACAAATTCACCATCATTATTTGACTTAGAAAACATGAAAAAGCGATTACTCGTAGAACTTCAAGAATCAAGTTCACACTCGAATTCTAATGTTGCAAAAAATAACTCGTCAACGTCAAAGTCGGATATGCCACCGCCTAGTAATGAAGTGACACCAGAATCAAACCGAACCCGCCGAAGTACCTTGAATACAAGTTGCGGAAGTATAAAATCAGTTGATCTTGGTACACCTGTTTTACAAAGTGCATCTCCATATAGCAAATTACCATCAcatgaaaaattttcgaaagatattTGCGATGTAATCAACTATGAGAACTTGCCAGATTCAATGGGTAGGTATGAACAAATAACTGGGGTTTTACAAAGAGTAAGAAACACATTAGCACAACTTCGGCAAGAATGA
- the LOC143143114 gene encoding zinc finger CCHC domain-containing protein 8-like isoform X2, which yields MNSTITIGDTDEEVIDLESSQDTTNDANNGQSECSTEKNKLSNTANWTDAISENVKYKTPASTPQTCDNTIYTSKPFFKVMFRDKSISRQYSKQIKEFLEELIPSTVSSQESNDSLTLEIWDNETTTEIDDSQDIICDTMFIIDTQPKLKDDLDVPTYEKKYENVLENNEPEQNLEQAMDYSSKIKCFNCLENHSLRDCPQPHIQVTINKNKENFKVKGNWKTHENAWLPSRLVGGSTCMTFWFDVIQL from the exons ATGAATTCAACTATCACTATCGGAGACACCGACGAAGAGGTGATTGATTTGGAATCGAGCCAAGATACAACCAACGATGCTAACAATGGTCAAAGTGAATGTTCTACTGAAAAAAACAAATTATCGAACACTGCGAACTGGACGGATGCTATTAGTGAAAATGTGAAGTATAAGACACCTGCGTCTACACCGCAAACTTGTGACAATACGATATACACTTCAAAACCATTTTTTAAGGTTATGTTTCGGGACAAAAGTATTTCACG GCAATATAGTaaacaaataaaagaatttctagaaGAATTAATACCTTCCACAGTTAGTAGTCAAGAAAGTAATGACAGTTTAACGTTAGAAATTTGGGACAATGAAACTACAACAGAAATTGATGATAGTCAAGATATAATATGTGATACAATGTTCATAATAGATACCCAACCAAAACTTAAAGATGATCTTGATGTTCCAACATAtgaaaaa aaatatgAAAATGTATTGGAAAATAATGAGCCTGAACAAAACCTGGAGCAAGCAATGGATTATTCATCAAAAATAAAGTGTTTTaattgtttggaaaatcatAGTTTACGAGACTGTCCACAACCACACATTCAAGTtactattaataaaaataaagaaaatttcaaagtcaAAGGAAATTGGAAAACT caTGAGAATGCTTGGCTACCCTCGAGGCTGGTTGGAGGAAGCACGTGTATGACATTCTGGTTTGATGTTATTCAACTCTGA